Part of the Borreliella burgdorferi B31 genome is shown below.
TATTGATATTTTATATAAAAATAAATATGCCAACGGAGTTGATAAGTATAATTATTTCAAAAAAATGGGCAGTTCAGAAACTTTAGTGGGCTCAACAATTGATGGCTGGTTTATTAATAATAATGGCGATTTAGAACTATTAGAGATTAAAAGTAGCGACTCTAATTATATGAGTAGTGCTATTGCTGAGTACAATAAAAATGGCAATTTTTTAAGCAGTAAATATTTTTTCAAATATTATATACAAGCACAAATGCAGCTAGCATGCACTGGGCTTGAGTATTGTAATTTGTTCTTTTTAATAGATGCTGCACCAATTAACTGTAAGATTAAAAGAGATGAGGCCTTAATATCAAAAGTGTTTGAATTTGTTAATAAATGTGAATTAGAAATTATAAATTTGAAAAAAGATATTTATAGTAACTATAGAGAGGAATACTTAATGGCACATAATTTTAACGAGGATACGTTTATAAAACTTGTTGAAGATTTAGTAGAAAGGAGTGATTTTTATAGTTCTGGAGTTGAGTTTGATTGGGCAAGAGAATTTATAGAATATGTTGATTGTGCAGACCTTGAAATTAAGGATAATCAATCTGCTGAAAATCTTGCGTATGATTTAATGGAGATTGATAGTCTACAAAAAGAATTAAATAGAATCCAAAACGAAAATAAAAAAAGAGAAAAGCCCATTAAAGATAGGTTGAAGATGCTAATTTACAATATTACAAATACATATCCACTAATTGAGCAGCTAAATTATAAATTTGGAGAGTTTGTGTTTACTCTTGACCCTAAGAAAAGGGCAATATCAGATAGATTGAAGGGACTACTACCAACAAGTGGTACAGTATTTTTCCCTAGCAATATAGCATTTACAAATAGTGTTAGTGTCCCCATGTGAATGGGTGCACTAAAAAATTAAAAAAATAAATTTAATATAGGAGGATTAATTAATGCTTATTAATAAAATAAAACAAGATAATAGAACTTTAAGACCGGAGATACAAAAATGGGGTTGTTACTTTTTGTGTCTACATTATTATACAAGCCTATTTAAGAAACGTGAATTTAATGCTTATGAGATAAATGCAGCGTATTATAGATTTATAGGACTTGGATACATTAAGAGTAATTGTTTTATTATAAATCCATGTATGATACTTAATTATTACGGAATTAGAAGTAGCGTGAGATATGAATCTTTAAATTATTTAGGTGCAGCCAATGAATTTGAAATAAGTGAAGTTAAAATCGATAAGGTTAATGGATATCACTTTATAGCAACAAAAAATAAAGAAATATTATATGATTCACTTGACTTGAAGCCTCGTGGGAAAATATTTAAAGTAACTTCAAAGCGTATATTTAGACTAAAGTAGTTTTTTTAAAGTTTAAGGTTATTTTTCATGCATTTATAAGCGTGAATTTTGTTAGCAGCAGAGAGTCCATAAATATTATCAATTTCATTGGTTGAATGATATTTCATAAGTTCTTTAATCTGGAAAGAGTTATAGCCATTAGATTTTAAATTTGAAATAAATAAATTTCTAAATAAATGAAGAGATTTATTAGCACGAAAGCCTGATTTTTTAAGAAGAATTTTAAATTTTTTAGAAATATTGATAATGCTAATTTGATTATCTTTAAATTTATGTTTGGTTTTTTGGAAAAGGTAGGTACGCCTTGAGTCGAGATTTTTGTCATTAAAGTAATTTTCGTGAGCTTTTTGAATAGCCTCAAATTCTTCAGATTTGATGACAATTTCTCTAATGCAAGTGATATTTCTTTTTTTAGCTACATTTACTTTTATATTGTAGAAAGTTTCTCCAGTTTTGCTTAGTAGCGGGGTAATATCTTGCATTTTAACTTTTTGAATTTCTGCACCCCTGCACCCACTTATTGCGAGTAGATGTAGAAACCAACCAGAAATTGGGTCAGTTTGTTTTAATGTTTTGACGCATTTTTCAATTATTTTGCTACTTTTTGAGGTTAAATAAAACTTAGGAGTTGGTTTTGAAGCTTTTTTAGTAGGCTTAGAAGAAATTTTTAGTGAATTTTTAAGAATTTTATTTTCATTTACCACATTTTGATAATCTTGAAATAGTTTGAGCATAAAATCCATATTGAAATTATTTAAATTAAAATAATTATTAATATCCATAAAATCCTCTCCTTAGAAGTGTTACTTTTAAATTAAGTAAAAGTAATAAAAATTTAATAAAAATGCAATTTATATTTTATCAAAAACCTAAAATTTTAGTCAAATTTTGGGTGTTCTCATTGCATGCGAAATTTGGGTTGTGGAGTGGCTGTGATAAACAGAATAGGCATTTTTTGAGGGTGTCGGATAAGAAAGACAGTATACTTTATCTAATATATAGCAAAGACTTTGAAATTTAAGTTGTATGGATTTTGTAGTCTTTTGTAATGAGTGGTGCATTTGCAATGGAGAGATTTTGGGGAGTTGGTTAAAATTATATTTGCGTTTTGTTAATATGTGATAGCTGAATGTAACAAAATTATATATTTAAATCTTTGAAAAATTGTATTTATTAGGCATTGCGTTAGACTTAAGGATTTTAGGAGTAACTTATGAATAAGAAAATGAAAATGTTTATTATTTGTGCTGTTTTTGCATTGATGATTTCTTGCAAGAATTATGCAAGTGGTGAAAATCTAAAAAATTCAGAACAAAATCTAGAAAGTTCAGAACAAAATGTAAAAAAAACAGAACAAGAGATAAAAAAACAAGTTGAAGGATTTTTAGAAATTCTAGAGACAAAAGATTTATCTAAATTAGATGAAAAAGATACAAAAGAAATTGAAAAACAAATTCAAGAATTAAAGAATAAAATAGAAAAATTAGATTCTAAAAAAACTTCTATTGAAACATATTCTGAGTATGAAGAAAAAATAAACAAAATAAAAGAAAAATTGAAAGGAAAAGGACTTGAAGATAAATTTAAGGAGCTTGAAGAGAGTTTAGCAAAGAAAAAGGGGGAGAGAAAAAAAGCTTTACAAGAGGCCAAACAGAAATTTGAAGAATATAAAAAACAAGTAGATACTTCAACTGGGAAAACTCAAGGCGACAGGTCTAAAAACCGAGGTGGTGTTGGAGTGCAAGCTTGGCAGTGTGCCAATGAATTAGGTTTGGGTGTAAGTTATTCTAATGGCGGCAGTGACAACAGCAATACTGATGAATTAGCAAACAAAGTTATAGATGATTCTCTTAAAAAGATTGAAGAAGAACTTAAGGGAATAGAAGAAGATAAAAAAGAATAACAGTGGTATCTTTTAAGATAGAAATTCAAAACAAAGGAGAAAACAAAAAGTATGAATAAAAAAATATTGATTATTTTTGCTGTTTTTGCACTTATAATTTCTTGTAAAAATTATGCAACTGGTAAAGATATAAAACAAAATGCAAAAGGGAAAATTAAAGGATTTTTAGATAAGGTTTTAGATCCAGCAAAAGATAAAATTACTTCAAGTAGTTCAAAAGTAGATGAATTAGCAAAAAAATTACAAGAAGAAGATGAAGATAATGAATTAATGCAGGGCGATGATCCTAATAACAGAGCAATAGCACTGTTACCAGTATTGCCGGAAAATAGTCATGACAATCCACCAGTACCAAAAGTAAAAGCAGCAGCACAAAGTGGTGGTCAACAAGAAGACCAAAAAGCAAAAGAATCTAAAGATAAAGTTGAGGAAGAAAAAGAAGTTGTAGAGGAGAAAAAAGAAGAACAAGATAGTAAAAAAGAAAAAGTGGAGAAGCAAAGTCAAAAGCAAAAAGAAGAAGAGAGAAACTCTAAAGAAGAACAACAAAAACAAGAAGAAGCAAAAGCTAGAGCAGATAGAGAAAGAGAAGAACGACTAAAACAACAAGAACAAAAAAGACAACAGGAAGAAGCTAGGGTTAAAGCAGAAAAAGAAAAACAAGAAAGAGAGGAACAACAAAAACAAGAAGAAGAAAAGAAAGTTAAATATAAAATTAAAACACTTACAGACAAAATAGATGAAATAAATAAGGATATTGATGGTATAAATGGTAAAACAATTGTAGGAGCAGAAGAAGTTATAGATAAAATTACGGGGCCTGTATATGATGATTTTACTGATGGGAATAAAGCTATATACAAAACTTGGGGAGATTTAGAGGATGAAGAAGGCGAAGAATTAGGAAAATTATTGAAAGAATTGAGTGATACTAGACATAATTTAAGAACCAAATTAAATGAGGGTAATAAAGCATATATTGTTCTAGAAAAGGAGCCTAATTTAAAAGAAAATGTAAATGTTAGTGATATTCAATCAGATTTAGAAAAATTAAAATCAGGATTAGAAGAAGTTAAAAAATATTTTGAAAATGAAGATAATTTTGAAGAAATTAAAGGATACATTGAGGATAGTAATTCATATTGATAAAGAACTTTAAATGTAACTAAATTTTATATACACAAAATAGCAGCTGGTTATTTTTTAAACTAGCCGCTATTTTTTTGTAGATTTCATTGTTGTGAATATAAAAATGTTTTCTATAAAAATTTTCATTCAAAAAGTGCCAAAAACTATTGTTTAAAATATTGTTTATTTATATACTCTCTAGAGTTATGATGAATATAAATGAGATTTCAGATTTTTATGATTGCTTGAGTCCAGGCACAAAAAAGGAAATAAGCAAACTTTATGGAGTTAAACAATTAACTCTGAAACAAAAAAAGGATTTTTATAGAGGTTTTGTATCAATACAAGAATACAAAAGAAAAACCGGAAAAAGTATTGATGAAATCGCAGATTATATTATAGATCCTGCAAAAAATTTTATTAAAGACGTTCTGAAAGATAAGCATATAATAGAAAAGTATAAAAATTTCCAAAATAGGAAGTTTGATTGTAGCTACAAGAAAGGAATGCTAGAAAAATGTTTGGAAAAGATGGGTGAGAAGTATTCTACCCGGTTTTTGAGTATTGTTTCTAATATTATGGATGAGATTGGTA
Proteins encoded:
- a CDS encoding ErpM — encoded protein: MNKKILIIFAVFALIISCKNYATGKDIKQNAKGKIKGFLDKVLDPAKDKITSSSSKVDELAKKLQEEDEDNELMQGDDPNNRAIALLPVLPENSHDNPPVPKVKAAAQSGGQQEDQKAKESKDKVEEEKEVVEEKKEEQDSKKEKVEKQSQKQKEEERNSKEEQQKQEEAKARADREREERLKQQEQKRQQEEARVKAEKEKQEREEQQKQEEEKKVKYKIKTLTDKIDEINKDIDGINGKTIVGAEEVIDKITGPVYDDFTDGNKAIYKTWGDLEDEEGEELGKLLKELSDTRHNLRTKLNEGNKAYIVLEKEPNLKENVNVSDIQSDLEKLKSGLEEVKKYFENEDNFEEIKGYIEDSNSY
- a CDS encoding DUF643 domain-containing protein, producing the protein MNINEISDFYDCLSPGTKKEISKLYGVKQLTLKQKKDFYRGFVSIQEYKRKTGKSIDEIADYIIDPAKNFIKDVLKDKHIIEKYKNFQNRKFDCSYKKGMLEKCLEKMGEKYSTRFLSIVSNIMDEIGNKDPERESINVVLDFVEILFIIMHYYDKGICTRKYLLKTIKDFSKLV
- a CDS encoding DUF261 domain-containing protein; the protein is MLINKIKQDNRTLRPEIQKWGCYFLCLHYYTSLFKKREFNAYEINAAYYRFIGLGYIKSNCFIINPCMILNYYGIRSSVRYESLNYLGAANEFEISEVKIDKVNGYHFIATKNKEILYDSLDLKPRGKIFKVTSKRIFRLK
- a CDS encoding DUF244 domain-containing protein yields the protein MENLSNNNNPQENIQGELKMISINQQSFTGCEIFEEKSSPIKEKSKLSKIGKKLPGISSQECFRFNRNIDFSVQRNKLDKYGASEVGNILVGGAGLKDLMINRVLKYFNMSLPFEENLYMLKGKELENLGFREFVKAYGDNIDILYKNKYANGVDKYNYFKKMGSSETLVGSTIDGWFINNNGDLELLEIKSSDSNYMSSAIAEYNKNGNFLSSKYFFKYYIQAQMQLACTGLEYCNLFFLIDAAPINCKIKRDEALISKVFEFVNKCELEIINLKKDIYSNYREEYLMAHNFNEDTFIKLVEDLVERSDFYSSGVEFDWAREFIEYVDCADLEIKDNQSAENLAYDLMEIDSLQKELNRIQNENKKREKPIKDRLKMLIYNITNTYPLIEQLNYKFGEFVFTLDPKKRAISDRLKGLLPTSGTVFFPSNIAFTNSVSVPM
- a CDS encoding tyrosine-type recombinase/integrase, coding for MDINNYFNLNNFNMDFMLKLFQDYQNVVNENKILKNSLKISSKPTKKASKPTPKFYLTSKSSKIIEKCVKTLKQTDPISGWFLHLLAISGCRGAEIQKVKMQDITPLLSKTGETFYNIKVNVAKKRNITCIREIVIKSEEFEAIQKAHENYFNDKNLDSRRTYLFQKTKHKFKDNQISIINISKKFKILLKKSGFRANKSLHLFRNLFISNLKSNGYNSFQIKELMKYHSTNEIDNIYGLSAANKIHAYKCMKNNLKL